The Halichondria panicea chromosome 6, odHalPani1.1, whole genome shotgun sequence genomic sequence TGTTTGCCAATACGACTCCCAAAATCAACCTCATGTTCACAGTAAGCTACTCGAGTTTTTATAGAAGAAAGTTCGATATAGTATGCACCTGTTGTTAATGACCTACACCATACTTGTGTTGGACCACCAAACCAGACTTTGCATACATGAGGGTCATGAAAAAATGAAAAGTAACTCGTGCGATCCAGTGAGATTGACTACTATTATTCAAATTATCGTGAACATTGACTCGACAAAAATTATCTATTCTCGCAAGATAGAGCTCATTAGGAAAGTCAGGATGAATAGCCATTACATGGGACTTAGTAATATGCCGACTCAAAGCTGATCCAAGCACAAACCCCCCAACAATTACTGCAGATGCTTTTTGGTATAATAAAAGCAGTGTGTAATCCTCGTGACCAATAAACAAAGTTAAAAGGGATGCCAGTTCTTCCTTGTCCGTCGATTGCCAGGCACTTTCTGATACTGGGGGAATAACATTTAAGTCATTGGTACTAAAGTCATTTAGAGCCTGTGTTAAAGAATGAGCTTTGAGTGATCCTTCTTCAAAGAAATGTCTATCAAGTAGTGGAGCAAATTGACGCTTGAAGTCTGGTGGCCAATGAGCAACTGAAACACGCTGGCAAGACATATATCGTCTCATAATCTGTAAAGATATATCGTGACTATTTGTATGAAATGATCCTAAGATTCCGTTCATCCTTTCGTAGCTGAAAAGCCAAAATGAGTAAACAGGACCAAAATCTAAAATGCACTCTTTCAGATGAGCATGTAAGTGCAGGTTGATGGTGTACTGTTCTTTGCCATAAAGGGATTCAAATACCTCACAGAAATCCATTAGTAGAGCGTCACCTCTTTCAACCTCTGTAATTGTTACTTGTCTTTGGCACAGAATAGAAACAGCCTTAACAAATAATAACCAGCAATCATAATCCCTGTGAGGAAGAATTCCCTTGAGAGAACACAGAGAATAAATCAATGTCCAATTACGCCACTGTTCGGCAGTAAAACCAGAGAAGCCAGATGCAATTTTCGAGGGTATACGCCCAACATCAGAAGGTGCTGTGAATGAGTCAACAGTCTGTTGAATGATCAGAAAGTGTGCCTTGCTAACTAGTTCCTTTGACACCCAAACATTCAGCATGTGCTTGGCAGTCCCAAGCAATAAATTGTGCATTGGATCCACTACTGTGTATTTGATGACGTCAAAGTATGGTAATACGAGCAGAACTGAGTATCTACATCCATATTCCCTTTCGATCGCTTTTTGTTCTGCTTTTGTTCTTGCTTCTCTGTGGATAGTAGCaaaatgtttgtgtgtgtctagaGAGCGACAAGGCCAAGTTTCACGGTCAGTTCCTGTATAGTCCGCCTTTTCTCCAAAGTGTTGTGTTGGAAACATTTTTAAGCATCGTGAGCACGCACGAAGAGCATTATGTCCCACAAAACCTGATACCTTTCTGCTCGCAGGTATATCGCATGTTACACAGATTAAAGCCGCTCTTACAAATATATTCATACCAGAACAATTTTTCATAACAATTCCGTTCCAAAGCTCCAGGAGTTCATTTGCAAAGGGTTTAAGATAGGTATTGCAATCTTTTTTGGGTTCATGTGGTCCAGGCATAACTCCAAGAAGTATAACATTTTCATTTAAGTACCTCTCACGTCGAGGTAAATTTTGTATTCCGACATATATAGCTCCGAGAGAGTAATTGCTATACTTGAAGGGCTGGAACCAATCAACATTTAGAGCTAGAGCAAAATTGTATGGTGCAGACAAAAAAGGTATTCCACCAGGGCAAAGAAACTCGTTCCAAACTCTTCCATCATATACATCACGCAATGTTGATGTTTGGACACGTCTCTTTCTCCAAAGCTCAGTTTTCTCGAAGAATCCAGGTGTCATTAGCTTACTTCTAAGCACCTCTATAATACTTTGGTAACAAAACATCTGTCTAGGATATAGGGACGTGGAACCACTTGATGTTTTAATGGTCTTCATTAATTGAGCGTTACAAGGTAGCCTTTGGCGACTATGCGGATGATTAGGAAATGCAACGTGTGAACAATGTAGACTTGAAACAGTTTTATCTGGATTCACAATCTTGCACAAGTGTAACGAATACAAGGAGTGACATTGAGGGCAGCTCACATTCTTCAGGAACGGATCGCCCACTTCTCCAATAAGCTTTTTAGCAGCTGAAGTACTCTTAGGTACCATATCAATGAATTCCTGAATACCTTCAATGTTTACTGGCGCAAGAACCAAAGAGAGTATCATAGACaaatacaaaaacaaaacagtcATCCCTGAGTCGGACAGCTTGAACATCGATTGCCACAATAGTAAAAACATGACATAAAAGCGGACCGTTTTTTTCGTTCGCGATTCAAAGGTAGTAGTCTGAGACACAGAATCATCAACATCATCCGTATCGAACCATACTTCAGTTACTGAATTTTCTATTTCCTAGAGGAGTTATTAAAAATGTATTATTGATACAAGTCGATGGCTAGCTTACATTTTATCAGTCTGCTCATCTGCTGAGTCAACATCGTTgtgctcataattatcatcaggATATTCATCGTTTTCTAGATAGATTGATGGAATGTGTATAAAATACAGTACATCTGTAGCACATACACCAGCAAGAGTATAAAACATTCCATGCCAGCCAatacatatacgtacataaTGTTGGCACTACTTACAGACGCTTACCAGATTCATCACTAGGGAAATAAAATTCATCTGTGTCAGCCTCCTGATCCTGTGCCACTTTCTGCCATGTGTTTGTAGAAGGAGTGTAGTATTTCTTCTTGTGTTGGTAGTACAGTGTTTTCCCAATTTTTAGGTTGCAATGGAAGCAGTGAAATCTCTTCTCCATGATGTAGTATAGCTGTAGTCTAGTCTAGATCCAGCCAGCTACTAGGCAGTTGGGCGGAGCCTAGCCTATAACCATGgatgctagatctagctacgcCTATTATTACATGGGGTATGGCATATCTGTGACTGGCCTCGCCTAGTAGATCTTCAACTTTTTGCTTTTTGAGCGGGAAGATCTTTTAATTAGAACAACAGGTGTCAACTCAAGTTTAAGTGTCGACAGCTAGCTAGCGagaaatataataatatgcagaGGAGAGGTCCTAGTACCGGTACGCAAAGCTTCTACTCCTCATCAAGAAGACCTAATGCCGCTCAGAGCTTGGTGTGTGGAACTCCAAGGGGTCGTTCCCAACCGCAACGGAGAGCTCTCCAGCCTATTCAAGCCAATGCTGATCATCCAACTCCAGGTTACTTGCCTGGAATGAGCTTGAGTGACTTGGCCTCGAGTATGGT encodes the following:
- the LOC135337250 gene encoding uncharacterized protein LOC135337250 produces the protein MNLEIENSVTEVWFDTDDVDDSVSQTTTFESRTKKTVRFYVMFLLLWQSMFKLSDSGMTVLFLYLSMILSLVLAPVNIEGIQEFIDMVPKSTSAAKKLIGEVGDPFLKNVSCPQCHSLYSLHLCKIVNPDKTVSSLHCSHVAFPNHPHSRQRLPCNAQLMKTIKTSSGSTSLYPRQMFCYQSIIEVLRSKLMTPGFFEKTELWRKRRVQTSTLRDVYDGRVWNEFLCPGGIPFLSAPYNFALALNVDWFQPFKYSNYSLGAIYVGIQNLPRRERYLNENVILLGVMPGPHEPKKDCNTYLKPFANELLELWNGIVMKNCSGMNIFVRAALICVTCDIPASRKVSGFVGHNALRACSRCLKMFPTQHFGEKADYTGTDRETWPCRSLDTHKHFATIHREARTKAEQKAIEREYGCRYSVLLVLPYFDVIKYTVVDPMHNLLLGTAKHMLNVWVSKELVSKAHFLIIQQTVDSFTAPSDVGRIPSKIASGFSGFTAEQWRNWTLIYSLCSLKGILPHRDYDCWLLFVKAVSILCQRQVTITEVERGDALLMDFCEYQKVPGNRRTRKNWHPF